A single window of Actinoallomurus bryophytorum DNA harbors:
- a CDS encoding SAV_915 family protein, whose product MSSPYQYPSSGADQTGPGPDTDRSLAEAVEARRRLTEGVAYVYVPTQPATETTGPRQVNFELRRLEDGTAGLPVFTELELLVAQLGEFQPWERIAVLELLIQISAARIPVVVNPVVQDGADRWTAAGIDAWSRSDR is encoded by the coding sequence ATGTCCTCTCCGTATCAGTACCCATCGTCCGGCGCCGACCAGACCGGGCCGGGCCCGGATACAGACCGTTCGCTCGCCGAGGCGGTTGAGGCCCGGCGGAGACTGACCGAGGGGGTCGCCTATGTCTACGTTCCGACCCAGCCGGCCACGGAAACGACCGGACCGCGACAGGTGAATTTCGAGCTGCGACGGCTCGAGGACGGCACCGCAGGCCTTCCGGTCTTCACCGAGCTTGAGCTACTGGTCGCCCAGCTCGGAGAGTTCCAGCCTTGGGAGAGGATCGCGGTCCTGGAACTTCTCATTCAGATCTCGGCAGCAAGGATTCCTGTTGTCGTGAACCCCGTCGTACAGGATGGCGCGGACCGTTGGACGGCGGCCGGAATCGATGCCTGGAGTAGGAGCGATCGGTGA
- a CDS encoding S8 family serine peptidase: MKRGGHLLAAALTLLSVVMPVRAEATTPHPRSTEWWFSVWGIESDVWPVTKGAGVTVAVLDTGVNAALPELSGVVLKGEDSTGGKTDGRRDLDDREGGHGTAMAAMIAGQGGGTTDFVGIAPEAKILPIHDAGRLGDKNGLFESYAEGIHFATDHGAKVINFSQGVTSATMDGHCEPGIQSAIAYAVDHDVVVVASAGNTGNTTNWPELPGSCAGVLTVGAIDPALRPWKGTQRQPYVAVAAPGDRIPSIGKKGELYRDGRGTSASAALTSGAVALIRSSNPHMPARTVVQRLIATARPSGGSRWNDQTGYGAIQITSAMNPKRYPVSADAPNPVYAALDKWRAAQRGSVVRPQPSPQAQKRDTSGSSFPLALGGAVLIALTALVVVYRRRSRRSPPAMADEPMNEYRGGH, from the coding sequence TTGAAGCGCGGCGGCCACCTTCTCGCGGCCGCACTGACGCTGTTGTCAGTGGTCATGCCCGTGCGAGCGGAGGCTACGACGCCGCACCCAAGGTCAACCGAGTGGTGGTTTTCGGTCTGGGGCATCGAGAGTGACGTCTGGCCGGTGACCAAGGGCGCAGGCGTCACGGTCGCGGTTCTCGACACGGGTGTGAACGCGGCCCTGCCGGAGCTCTCTGGTGTCGTGTTGAAAGGTGAGGACAGCACTGGAGGAAAGACCGACGGCCGTAGGGACCTTGATGACCGGGAAGGGGGTCACGGCACCGCGATGGCGGCCATGATCGCCGGACAGGGTGGGGGGACCACGGACTTCGTCGGGATAGCACCAGAAGCAAAGATTCTGCCGATACATGATGCCGGGCGGCTGGGTGACAAGAACGGGTTGTTCGAGTCCTATGCCGAGGGCATTCATTTCGCCACCGACCATGGCGCCAAGGTCATCAACTTTTCTCAGGGCGTGACCTCGGCGACGATGGATGGGCATTGCGAGCCAGGTATCCAGAGCGCGATCGCCTATGCGGTCGATCACGACGTGGTCGTGGTCGCGAGCGCGGGCAACACCGGAAACACGACGAACTGGCCGGAACTGCCGGGGTCGTGCGCCGGAGTCCTGACCGTCGGGGCGATCGATCCGGCGTTGCGCCCGTGGAAAGGTACACAGCGGCAGCCCTACGTCGCCGTCGCCGCGCCAGGCGACAGGATTCCCTCGATCGGCAAGAAGGGCGAACTCTACCGAGACGGTCGGGGCACGAGTGCTTCGGCGGCGCTGACGTCCGGCGCTGTCGCGCTGATCCGATCGAGCAATCCCCATATGCCGGCTCGCACGGTGGTACAACGCCTCATCGCGACCGCAAGGCCGTCGGGGGGATCACGGTGGAACGACCAGACCGGATACGGCGCAATCCAGATCACCAGTGCGATGAACCCGAAGCGATACCCGGTGTCGGCGGACGCTCCGAACCCGGTCTACGCCGCATTGGACAAATGGCGGGCCGCCCAGCGTGGATCCGTGGTGCGGCCGCAGCCTTCGCCCCAGGCGCAAAAACGAGACACGTCGGGCTCGAGTTTTCCGCTCGCCCTTGGTGGAGCGGTGCTCATCGCTCTCACGGCACTGGTCGTGGTCTATCGCCGGCGGTCCCGCAGATCCCCTCCGGCGATGGCGGATGAGCCGATGAACGAATACCGCGGCGGTCACTAG
- a CDS encoding WXG100 family type VII secretion target — protein MDPGPVPLVAYRDWPGLDPSGHIKVDHAQVRAIAARLTAHLEDLLSADEDLKPASSTAYGAWDAAQRFYPSVQDGHATLVDQHSRFLHAMLDMIKKLHRTAQTYDATEAELERRIAAVDKRLQVVPTTDLLQHDSSSAPPGAAVPNSLNPEGRD, from the coding sequence GTGGACCCAGGGCCCGTTCCACTGGTCGCGTACCGGGACTGGCCAGGACTTGATCCCTCCGGCCACATCAAGGTCGACCACGCCCAGGTGCGCGCCATCGCCGCCCGCCTGACGGCGCACCTGGAAGATCTGCTGTCGGCGGATGAGGACCTGAAACCGGCGAGCAGCACGGCGTACGGCGCATGGGACGCGGCACAGCGCTTCTATCCGAGCGTCCAGGACGGTCACGCGACCCTGGTCGACCAGCACAGCCGGTTCCTGCACGCCATGCTGGACATGATCAAAAAACTCCACCGCACGGCGCAGACATACGACGCGACCGAAGCCGAACTCGAACGCCGCATCGCCGCGGTCGACAAACGTCTCCAAGTCGTGCCGACCACCGACCTGCTCCAGCACGACTCCTCCTCGGCCCCGCCCGGTGCCGCGGTCCCGAACTCACTGAACCCGGAAGGCAGGGACTGA
- a CDS encoding 4-(cytidine 5'-diphospho)-2-C-methyl-D-erythritol kinase, giving the protein MTTVRVPAKVNLELSVGPVRDDGYHDLVNVFHAVSLFDEVTATPADALSVSVDGPATVPTGLDNLAARAATLLAAHVGIEPRVALHIRKDIPVAGGMAGGSADAAAALVACDLLWDTRLDRETLLELAARLGSDVPFALLGGTAVGLGRGERLTAVEAVGEFHWVFGYADGGLSTPAVYGECDRLRADSPVPWPVVSDDLMASLKTGNPPALGKALRNDLQAAAISLRPSLAEALTAGRKLGALGALVSGSGPTCAFLTSSASHAAELAAGLARTPHFADVRQALGPVPGASPV; this is encoded by the coding sequence GTGACCACTGTTCGCGTACCCGCCAAGGTCAATCTCGAGCTGAGCGTCGGTCCCGTGCGAGATGACGGCTACCACGACCTCGTCAACGTCTTCCACGCCGTCTCACTGTTCGACGAGGTGACCGCGACGCCGGCCGACGCGCTGAGCGTCTCGGTCGACGGCCCGGCGACCGTACCGACCGGCCTGGACAACCTCGCGGCCCGCGCGGCGACCCTGCTGGCAGCGCACGTGGGGATCGAGCCGCGGGTGGCGTTGCACATCCGCAAGGACATCCCGGTGGCCGGCGGAATGGCCGGCGGCAGCGCGGACGCGGCGGCGGCGCTGGTCGCCTGTGACCTGCTGTGGGACACGCGACTCGACCGGGAGACGCTGCTGGAGCTCGCCGCCCGGCTGGGCAGCGACGTGCCGTTCGCGCTGCTCGGCGGCACGGCCGTGGGACTGGGCCGGGGCGAGCGGCTCACCGCGGTCGAGGCCGTGGGGGAGTTCCACTGGGTGTTCGGCTACGCCGACGGCGGCCTGTCGACCCCGGCCGTGTACGGCGAATGCGACCGGCTCCGGGCGGACTCACCGGTCCCTTGGCCGGTCGTCTCCGATGACCTGATGGCCTCCCTGAAGACCGGTAACCCTCCAGCGCTGGGGAAGGCTTTGCGGAACGACCTGCAGGCCGCGGCCATCAGTTTGCGGCCGTCCCTGGCGGAGGCCCTCACGGCGGGCCGGAAGCTGGGAGCCCTGGGTGCGCTCGTGTCGGGCTCCGGCCCGACGTGCGCGTTCCTCACCTCGTCGGCCTCGCACGCCGCTGAGCTTGCGGCCGGGCTCGCCCGTACGCCCCACTTCGCCGACGTCCGTCAGGCCTTGGGGCCCGTACCGGGCGCCAGCCCAGTGTGA
- the rsmA gene encoding 16S rRNA (adenine(1518)-N(6)/adenine(1519)-N(6))-dimethyltransferase RsmA has protein sequence MAIRLLGPADIRTLAADLGLRPTKTLGQNFVIDANTVRRIVRDADVEAGDVVLEVGPGLGSLTLGLLPAASRVVAVEVDEVLARRLPATVAEHAPDLADRLEIVRADALRVTELPGPPPTALVANLPYNVAVPVVLHLLSTFPSLRHGLVMVQAEVADRLTAGPGGKVYGVPSVKMAWYAQTRRVGNVGRAVFWPAPNVDSGLVSFTRRDSPSGVPRTEVFAVIDAAFAQRRKTLRAALSGWAGSPAAAEETLRAADVDPSARGESLDVAAFTRIARQRHGSPSIR, from the coding sequence GTGGCGATCAGACTTCTCGGACCGGCGGACATCCGCACGCTCGCCGCGGACCTGGGCCTGCGCCCGACCAAGACGCTCGGCCAGAACTTCGTCATCGACGCGAACACGGTCCGCCGCATCGTCCGCGACGCCGACGTCGAGGCCGGCGACGTGGTCCTGGAGGTCGGGCCGGGCCTCGGCTCGCTGACCCTTGGGCTGCTGCCCGCCGCGAGCCGGGTCGTCGCGGTGGAGGTGGACGAAGTGCTGGCGCGACGGCTGCCGGCGACCGTCGCCGAGCACGCCCCGGACCTCGCCGACCGGCTCGAGATCGTACGGGCCGACGCGCTGCGCGTGACCGAACTCCCCGGCCCGCCACCGACCGCGCTGGTCGCGAACCTGCCCTACAACGTCGCCGTACCCGTCGTACTCCACCTGCTCAGCACGTTCCCGTCGCTGCGGCACGGACTGGTCATGGTGCAGGCCGAGGTCGCCGACCGGCTCACCGCCGGCCCCGGCGGCAAGGTGTACGGCGTGCCGTCGGTGAAGATGGCCTGGTACGCGCAGACGCGACGCGTGGGCAACGTCGGCCGCGCCGTGTTCTGGCCGGCCCCGAACGTCGACTCCGGCCTGGTCTCCTTCACCCGGCGCGACTCACCGTCGGGCGTCCCGCGTACAGAGGTGTTCGCGGTGATCGACGCCGCCTTCGCACAGCGACGCAAGACCCTGCGCGCGGCGCTGTCGGGCTGGGCGGGATCGCCCGCGGCGGCCGAGGAGACACTCCGAGCCGCGGACGTCGACCCGAGCGCCCGCGGCGAGTCCCTGGACGTCGCGGCGTTCACCCGGATCGCGCGGCAACGGCACGGATCCCCTAGCATCCGGTGA
- a CDS encoding SigE family RNA polymerase sigma factor, protein MSEVMSFEEFVGARADALMRYAYVLTGNPDDAADLLQESLVRVRGAWHGVINKREPEGYVRTTMARLHISVWRSRRRERLVPEPPERGYQDEAFARADGDDGLWLALVGLPRKQRAVLVLRYYESLTDAEIADVLGISRGTVRSQASRALEKLRTTWRPSVTNGSVR, encoded by the coding sequence TTGAGTGAAGTAATGAGCTTCGAAGAGTTCGTCGGTGCACGGGCCGACGCGCTGATGCGCTATGCCTATGTGCTGACCGGCAACCCGGATGACGCGGCCGACCTGCTGCAGGAGTCGCTGGTACGGGTGCGGGGCGCGTGGCACGGGGTCATCAACAAGCGCGAGCCGGAGGGTTATGTCCGGACGACCATGGCCCGGCTGCACATCAGCGTCTGGCGGAGCAGGCGTCGCGAGCGCCTGGTTCCCGAGCCACCCGAACGCGGTTATCAGGACGAGGCGTTCGCACGCGCGGACGGGGACGACGGCCTGTGGCTCGCCCTCGTCGGGCTGCCCCGCAAGCAGCGTGCCGTACTGGTCCTTCGCTACTACGAATCGCTGACCGACGCGGAGATCGCCGACGTGCTCGGCATCTCACGCGGCACGGTCCGCAGTCAGGCCTCGCGCGCGCTCGAGAAGCTGCGCACGACCTGGCGCCCGTCCGTGACGAATGGAAGTGTGCGATGA
- a CDS encoding TatD family hydrolase — MSSKEREAAPPPPEPLPAEVFDSHCHLDIIKTPVPEVLAAGQAVGIRRAVTVGYDLASSRWCAEAAAAHDDVYAAVAIHPNDAGNATDEVLDEIASLAALPHVRAVGETGLDYYRDWAEAGDQHRSFRAHIDIAKRTGKALVIHDRDAHDDVLRILAEEGPPDKVVFHCFSGDREMAKICADRGYVMSFAGNVTFKNAGDLREAAEVAPTELLLVETDAPYLTPMPYRGRPNAPYLVPLTARCLAEVKNIDLGELCATISRTGERVFGPW, encoded by the coding sequence GTGAGCAGCAAGGAGCGGGAGGCGGCGCCGCCGCCTCCCGAGCCGCTGCCGGCCGAGGTCTTCGACAGCCACTGCCACCTCGACATCATCAAGACCCCGGTCCCGGAGGTCCTGGCCGCCGGGCAGGCCGTCGGCATCCGCCGGGCGGTGACCGTCGGGTACGACCTGGCCTCGTCACGGTGGTGCGCCGAGGCGGCCGCCGCGCATGACGACGTCTACGCCGCGGTCGCGATCCACCCGAACGACGCGGGCAACGCCACCGACGAGGTCCTGGACGAGATCGCCTCGCTCGCCGCCCTGCCGCACGTACGGGCCGTCGGGGAGACCGGGCTCGACTACTACCGCGACTGGGCGGAGGCCGGCGACCAGCACCGGTCGTTCCGCGCGCACATCGACATCGCCAAGCGCACCGGCAAGGCCCTGGTCATCCACGACCGCGACGCCCACGACGACGTGCTGCGCATCCTGGCCGAGGAGGGCCCGCCGGACAAGGTGGTGTTCCACTGCTTCTCCGGGGACCGGGAGATGGCCAAGATCTGCGCCGACCGCGGCTATGTCATGAGCTTCGCGGGCAACGTCACCTTCAAGAACGCCGGCGACCTGCGCGAGGCGGCCGAGGTCGCGCCTACGGAGCTCCTGCTGGTGGAGACCGACGCTCCCTACCTCACGCCGATGCCGTACCGCGGGCGGCCGAACGCGCCCTACCTCGTGCCGCTGACCGCCCGCTGCCTCGCGGAGGTCAAGAACATCGACCTCGGTGAGCTGTGCGCCACGATCAGCCGGACCGGAGAGCGCGTCTTCGGCCCCTGGTGA
- the metG gene encoding methionine--tRNA ligase — MSSRHILTAPAWPYANGPRHIGHVSGFALPCDMFSRYQRMAGNKVLMVSGTDEHGTPIQVQADKEGVSARELADRYNKVIGQDLHGLGMSYDLFTRTTTRNHYGVAQEIFKGLHANGYVFEKTTMGAISPSTGRTLPDRYIEGTCPICGYDSARGDQCDNCGNQLDPIDLINPRSRINGEAPEFVETEHFFLDLPAFSETLGSWLQSKEGLWRPNVYKFTRNLLDDMQPRPISRDLDWGVPVPLPGWIDRPDKRLYVWFDAVIGYLSASVEWAKRSGDPDAWRAWWQNPDAESYYFMGKDNIVFHSEIWPAMLLGYNGEGDKGGRPNSLGKLDLPNEIVSSEFLTMEGRKFSSSRQVVIYVRDFLERYDVDALRYYIAVAGPENQDTDFTWSEFVRRNNDELVAAWGNLVNRSVSFAAKNIGEIPAAGDLTDRDRAIMERSRKAFDAVGAELSRSRFKNAVSETMRTIAEANKYLSDEAPWKLRTEDPERMKTILHVALQLIDDAKSLMTPFLPNSSDKVHKMLGGEGEWSGMPEIQDVDEEGGTGYQVLTGAYDTAARWESQPITPGVPLAPPKPLFTKLDPSVVDEELARLEQT, encoded by the coding sequence ATGTCCAGCCGCCACATCCTGACCGCGCCCGCCTGGCCGTACGCCAACGGGCCCCGCCACATCGGGCACGTCTCCGGCTTCGCGCTGCCCTGCGACATGTTCAGTCGCTACCAGCGGATGGCAGGAAACAAGGTCCTGATGGTCAGCGGCACCGACGAGCACGGCACGCCCATCCAGGTGCAGGCCGACAAGGAGGGCGTGAGCGCCCGCGAGCTCGCCGACCGCTACAACAAGGTGATCGGCCAGGACCTCCACGGCCTCGGCATGTCCTATGACCTGTTCACCCGGACGACGACGCGCAACCACTACGGCGTCGCCCAGGAGATCTTCAAGGGCCTGCACGCCAACGGCTACGTCTTCGAGAAGACCACGATGGGCGCGATCTCGCCGTCCACCGGCCGTACGCTGCCCGACCGCTACATCGAGGGCACCTGCCCGATCTGCGGGTACGACAGTGCGCGCGGCGACCAGTGTGACAACTGCGGCAACCAGCTCGACCCGATCGACCTGATCAACCCCCGGAGCCGCATCAACGGCGAGGCGCCGGAGTTCGTCGAGACCGAGCACTTCTTCCTCGACCTGCCGGCCTTTTCCGAGACTCTCGGCTCCTGGCTGCAGAGCAAGGAGGGGCTGTGGCGGCCGAACGTCTACAAGTTCACCCGCAACCTCCTCGATGACATGCAGCCGCGGCCGATCAGCCGCGACCTCGACTGGGGCGTGCCGGTGCCGCTGCCGGGCTGGATCGACCGGCCCGACAAGCGGCTCTACGTCTGGTTCGACGCCGTCATCGGCTACCTGTCCGCCTCCGTCGAGTGGGCCAAGCGCTCCGGTGACCCGGACGCGTGGCGCGCGTGGTGGCAGAACCCCGACGCCGAGTCCTACTACTTCATGGGCAAGGACAACATCGTCTTCCACTCGGAGATCTGGCCGGCGATGCTGCTCGGCTACAACGGGGAGGGCGACAAGGGCGGCCGGCCGAATTCGCTCGGCAAGCTGGACCTGCCCAACGAGATCGTCTCCTCGGAGTTCCTGACGATGGAGGGACGCAAGTTCTCCTCGTCACGGCAGGTCGTGATCTACGTACGCGACTTCCTGGAGCGCTACGACGTCGACGCGCTGCGCTACTACATCGCGGTGGCCGGCCCGGAGAACCAGGACACCGACTTCACCTGGTCGGAGTTCGTCCGCCGCAACAACGACGAGCTCGTCGCCGCGTGGGGAAACCTGGTCAACCGGTCGGTCTCGTTCGCGGCCAAGAACATCGGGGAGATCCCGGCCGCGGGCGACCTGACCGACCGCGATCGGGCGATCATGGAGCGCTCGCGCAAGGCCTTCGACGCGGTCGGCGCGGAGCTGTCGCGGTCGCGGTTCAAGAACGCCGTCAGCGAGACCATGCGGACCATCGCCGAGGCCAACAAGTACCTGTCCGACGAGGCGCCGTGGAAGCTCCGCACCGAGGACCCGGAGCGGATGAAGACCATCCTGCACGTCGCGCTGCAGCTCATCGACGACGCCAAGTCGCTGATGACGCCGTTCCTGCCGAACTCCTCCGACAAGGTGCACAAGATGCTCGGTGGCGAGGGCGAGTGGAGCGGCATGCCGGAGATCCAGGATGTCGACGAGGAGGGCGGCACCGGCTACCAGGTGCTGACCGGCGCGTACGACACGGCGGCGCGCTGGGAGTCCCAGCCGATCACCCCTGGTGTCCCGCTCGCACCGCCGAAACCGCTCTTCACCAAGCTCGACCCCTCGGTCGTCGACGAGGAGCTGGCCCGGCTCGAGCAGACGTGA
- a CDS encoding CDP-alcohol phosphatidyltransferase family protein, with product MVTTRFTMDDVRSTYKGRDAWWTVLLVDPLAGRLVKITANRTSLSPNGLSSGALVLGLGAAWCFWEADWRWLVAGAVLYHLSFVLDCMDGKVARLKGTGTVFGSWLDYVFDRVRVLICAVALTAGQFEATGRPIYLGLGIGVVFLDMLRYLDALKVAAARREMRARLREARGPMADERLIQQVLPIHPDEADQDMHQPAPSAPVVDLHQGFRTRFPWYLRIRDWLAQRRVRAHLVSGIEFQMAVFIIGPLCDAIIPVTVTAGLLMLVFEIAIIYKLWLSTRDFALAMAEAEAARVAA from the coding sequence ATGGTGACCACGCGATTCACGATGGACGACGTCCGGTCCACGTACAAGGGCCGTGACGCCTGGTGGACGGTCCTGCTCGTCGACCCGCTCGCCGGCCGGCTCGTGAAGATCACCGCGAACCGCACGTCGCTGAGCCCCAACGGCCTGTCGAGCGGGGCGCTCGTGCTCGGGCTGGGAGCGGCCTGGTGCTTCTGGGAGGCCGACTGGAGGTGGCTCGTCGCCGGAGCCGTGCTCTACCACCTGAGCTTCGTCCTCGACTGCATGGACGGGAAGGTCGCCCGGCTCAAGGGGACCGGCACGGTGTTCGGCAGCTGGCTCGACTACGTCTTCGACCGCGTACGGGTCCTGATCTGCGCGGTCGCGCTGACGGCCGGCCAGTTCGAGGCCACCGGCCGCCCGATCTACCTGGGGCTGGGAATCGGGGTCGTCTTCCTGGACATGCTCCGCTACCTGGACGCACTGAAGGTGGCCGCCGCACGTCGGGAGATGCGCGCCCGGCTACGGGAGGCCCGCGGGCCGATGGCCGACGAACGGCTCATCCAGCAGGTGCTGCCCATCCACCCCGACGAGGCGGACCAGGACATGCATCAGCCGGCTCCCTCGGCGCCGGTGGTCGACCTTCATCAGGGTTTCCGTACGCGCTTCCCGTGGTACCTGCGGATCCGCGACTGGCTGGCCCAGCGCCGGGTCCGTGCGCACCTGGTCAGCGGGATCGAGTTCCAGATGGCCGTGTTCATCATCGGCCCGCTGTGCGACGCGATCATTCCGGTGACGGTCACGGCGGGCCTGCTCATGCTGGTCTTCGAGATCGCGATCATCTACAAGTTGTGGCTGTCGACAAGGGACTTCGCCCTCGCGATGGCCGAGGCCGAAGCGGCTCGCGTCGCGGCCTGA
- a CDS encoding CU044_5270 family protein, whose product MTPQHAKAGAEMDPSNTLAAEVGRMAEDAYRRRRNADIAHITAEARAPRHSDRKVTPVRHRRALLLLAGTAAVAIGLGATAYAVGGRTPRPAGPPQAAIENAAVVQELNRAASVVEKGHDVRPLPHQWLYVKTVFADSGPGTKAVRQPPLETWTRFDGRRFASMAHVLSPSRLNFITIDPSKEGDDRTPAQEYADLRAMPADPDALLAQIQHKVDTVDRPREVKLGAPWTDEDRDDWTFRHLTAILDTEVPVPHRLQAAVYRAAAKIPGVRTEQNVVDAMGRHGLAVGRESVRVGLLSQIILDPHSYRYLGTRTVVTRTVPWVRPTRSVRGYVGGGKHPGTRLMPPPSSAPPSDPVGNVQSKARAAYAVTDQAGRRS is encoded by the coding sequence ATGACCCCTCAGCACGCGAAGGCGGGAGCCGAGATGGACCCCTCGAACACACTCGCGGCCGAGGTCGGCCGCATGGCCGAGGACGCGTATCGGCGCCGGCGCAACGCGGACATCGCGCACATCACCGCCGAGGCCCGCGCGCCCCGCCACAGCGACCGTAAGGTCACGCCCGTACGTCACCGGCGAGCGTTGCTGCTCCTCGCCGGCACCGCCGCGGTCGCGATCGGCCTGGGAGCGACGGCGTACGCCGTCGGCGGCCGGACGCCGCGGCCGGCCGGCCCGCCGCAGGCCGCGATAGAGAACGCGGCGGTGGTCCAGGAACTGAACCGCGCCGCGAGCGTGGTGGAGAAGGGGCATGACGTACGGCCGCTCCCGCACCAGTGGCTGTACGTGAAGACGGTGTTCGCGGACTCGGGGCCCGGGACCAAGGCCGTCCGGCAGCCGCCCCTGGAGACCTGGACCCGTTTCGACGGCCGCAGGTTCGCGTCGATGGCTCACGTCCTCAGCCCGTCACGGCTGAACTTCATCACCATCGACCCGTCGAAGGAGGGCGACGACCGTACGCCGGCTCAGGAGTACGCCGACCTCAGGGCCATGCCGGCCGACCCGGACGCGCTTCTCGCGCAGATCCAGCACAAGGTCGACACCGTCGACCGGCCGCGCGAGGTGAAGCTGGGCGCCCCCTGGACCGACGAGGATCGCGACGACTGGACGTTCCGGCACCTCACGGCCATCTTGGACACCGAGGTGCCCGTGCCGCACCGGTTGCAGGCGGCGGTCTACCGTGCCGCGGCGAAGATCCCAGGGGTGCGCACCGAGCAGAACGTCGTGGACGCCATGGGCCGGCACGGCCTTGCCGTCGGCCGCGAGTCCGTACGGGTGGGCCTCCTCAGCCAGATCATCCTCGATCCGCACTCGTACCGTTATCTGGGCACCCGCACCGTGGTCACCCGGACCGTGCCGTGGGTGCGGCCGACGCGTTCGGTCCGCGGGTACGTCGGGGGAGGCAAGCACCCGGGAACGCGGCTCATGCCACCGCCGTCGAGCGCGCCGCCGTCCGATCCCGTAGGCAACGTGCAGTCGAAGGCGCGCGCCGCCTACGCCGTGACGGACCAGGCCGGACGGCGTTCCTAG
- a CDS encoding RNA polymerase sigma factor, with protein MIDPVERFTVLYDRHYRSVLGYVLLRAEQDAAEDVVSETFLVAWRRLDDLPDPVLPWLLGVARNLVYKQYHSGRRRQVLADRITAATTTDDLAGPDVAERVVERDAAKAALSALTEKDVEAIVLTTWYGLSPREAARVIGCTATTFTVRVHRARKRLVKTLHAYAAPSAPADRGRRVAMAREETR; from the coding sequence GTGATCGATCCCGTCGAACGATTCACGGTCCTCTATGACCGCCATTATCGGAGCGTGCTGGGCTACGTCCTGCTGCGTGCCGAGCAGGACGCCGCGGAGGACGTGGTCAGCGAGACGTTCCTTGTGGCCTGGAGACGGCTGGACGACCTGCCGGACCCGGTGCTGCCGTGGCTGCTCGGCGTGGCGCGGAACCTGGTCTACAAGCAGTACCACTCCGGACGCCGCCGGCAGGTGCTGGCCGACCGGATCACCGCGGCCACGACGACGGACGACCTGGCCGGTCCCGACGTCGCCGAGCGTGTCGTGGAACGCGACGCGGCGAAGGCGGCGCTGTCGGCGCTGACCGAGAAGGACGTCGAGGCCATCGTGCTGACGACCTGGTACGGCCTGTCGCCCCGCGAGGCGGCACGGGTCATCGGATGTACGGCGACGACCTTCACCGTACGGGTGCACCGAGCCCGCAAGCGGCTCGTGAAGACGCTGCACGCCTATGCCGCGCCATCGGCTCCGGCGGACCGCGGCCGGCGCGTCGCCATGGCACGAGAGGAGACCCGATGA